The sequence below is a genomic window from Rudanella lutea DSM 19387.
CTGCACGCGATGCACACCCGACTCGAACTTCATTTTACCGTACACATCTTCGCCCTCCACTTCGGCCACAATTTCTTTATAGCCGCCCGACGAGCCTTCGGTAAAGTCGACGATGGATAGGCGCCAGCCCTGTTTTTCGCAGAAACGCTGGTACATCCGGAAAATATCCCCGGCAAAAATGGCGGCCTCGTCGCCCCCGGTCCCCCCCCGAACTTCGAGGATGATGTTCTTACTGTCGTTCGGGTCTTTAGGAATGAGCATTTCCTTCAGCGTCTCCTCCATGGGCTCGCGCTGCGGCAGTAATTCGTCGAGCTCGGCTTTGGCCAGTTCGCGGAAATCTTCATCTTTTTCGGTCGCGATGATTTCCTTGGCGTTATCAATTTCGGCCAGCAACTGCTTGTAGGCCGTGTACTGATTGACGATTTTTTCGAGGTCTTTGTATTCTTTGCTCAGTTTCATGAACCGTTTCTGGTCCGACACGACCTCGGGCTGCACAATTTGTTGGGCAACCTCATCGAAACGCTCACGAATGGCTTCTAACTGTTCAAGCATGATTCTGGGGAATTAGACGCGGCACCGGCGCGGGGCCGCCCGGGATCGTCCGGCGGTCTGGTGCAAAAATAAGACATTTTGGCGGCACCAAGGGCATTGCGTAACTTTAAGGTAAAACCTGACTGACCACAGCTATGGAAACAGTTGCCCTGGCGCCCAAACTGCCCGAAACCCTCGACGGGATACAGGAAGGGGAAGTTCTTCGGATTCCGGCCTCCTGGGATGAGTACCTCGACCTGCTGGAGACAACGCCGTACACCATTCAATTTCTGGGTGAAGAAATTATTATCATGGGTCAAGCCACCGACATTCACGAACAATTAGTTATTCGTTTGGGTAAACTGTTTGCCCTTTATTTCGACGAGCTCGATGGGGACTACCGGGTCCTGGGGAGTAATGTTAAACTGGTAACGCCCGGTCAGGTTGGCGATTTCAATGCCGACTTATCGGTGGTCCGGGGGCCATCGGAGTACGGACCAACCAAAACAGGGCGTAACTCGACTGCGCGAATCACAAATCCGTACATCGTTGTAGAAGTATTATCGAAGAGCACGCGGAATTTTGATTTGGGGGGCAAACTGCTTGCTTACGCCGAAATTCCGTCGTTACAGCACGTTCTGCTGGTTGACCAACACACGGTAGAAGTTCATATTTCGTCCCGCACCGATCAACCGAATCAGTGGCTTACCACCCGGTATAATGCTTTGTCTGATGTAGTGGCAATTGACGGCTTCAACCTGAAATTAGACGCGGTGTACCGGAAGATTCTGGGATGATGTTGCGCACTTCCGGTGGATCGGTAGCAACTCAATAGCCTCTTTCTCGGTTATAGAACCGATTATCGGCTTGTACCTGTACTATGAATATCATGACTTCGCTACGTGTTCAAACGTTGCCGAACCGGTGCCGCACCGGCGGACCGGCCGGAGCGACGGCCCTCACTCTTTTGGTCTTTCACTCGTTCACTTTTTTGTTCCTTTCCTGCAACCCCGAACGGTTGAAACAAACCGACGCTCTGAAGCAGGAAATGGCCGACAAAAAGATCAAGCGCGTGACCAATGCCGACCTCAACGAACGCGTTGATGCCTGGGGGAAACAGATTGCTGAACTGGCCCAAAATGAGCTGGAAACTAAACTAAAGGCTGGCATCTCCCCCGATTCGGTCTGCGAGCTTCGGCAACTGCCCAAGACTGCCGCATTGGCCAAACGGTATGCCCTCGAGATTGACTTACTCGGCCCCCCCGACATCCAAAACTCCAAACTGGCCCCCAAAGAGCGCGAAGTACTCGATGCCTATCTGTATAACGCCGAAAACAAACTACCCCAACAGGCCAACATTCAGCGCATTGCTGACACCCTGTACGTGTTCAACACGGCTGTACCAACCGAAAGCCCCATTTGCAAAGCCTGTTTCGGTGATCAGAAACAGCCCCTGGCTGTGTGGCGGCTGGCGTTTACTAAACGCGAGATTATTCGGCGGATCACTGTGAAGAAGAAGTAACGGCAAGTGTGTCCGCCCAGGCAATCAGTTGCCGGGCCGTTTCGGCGGGGTGGTCGTGCGGTACCGGAATAGCTGACACCGTTTGGGGGTCGCGCCCGCCGAGCCCGTGCAGATACGCCTTGTCGTAGTAATGCAGTGTCAGATCGGCTACGGTAGCATAATCATTTTGGGCCAGAGCCTCTAAGGCGTCCTGCGTGGCTTTGCCCCCGAGCCGCTTCCGAATCCGGTCGGTCGCTTCTACGAGTAAACTATGATCAATGCCCGTGTACTCGCGCACAAGCCGTTCAATCCGGACGGGTTTGGGCACGTCGACAAAGGCTACCGGGGCGGCTCGCATCTGCAACCAAAGGGCCATCGGAATAAAGCAGGTACCGATGTTGCGGCTTTCGTCTTCGAGCCAGATTCGACGGGTAGGGTCGAGCGCACGCCAGTGTTCAAACACCCGATTTTCGAATTGCTCGGTTGACGTTTGCGGCTCCTGCCCGATAGATCCGTACGACGAGCCTTTGTGATTGGCCAGAGCTTCCAGATCAATAATCTGCTCACCCTGCGCGGCCAGTTGCTTTAGAATATCGGTTTTGCCCGAGCCCGTTTTACCCCCCAAAA
It includes:
- the prfA gene encoding peptide chain release factor 1 yields the protein MLEQLEAIRERFDEVAQQIVQPEVVSDQKRFMKLSKEYKDLEKIVNQYTAYKQLLAEIDNAKEIIATEKDEDFRELAKAELDELLPQREPMEETLKEMLIPKDPNDSKNIILEVRGGTGGDEAAIFAGDIFRMYQRFCEKQGWRLSIVDFTEGSSGGYKEIVAEVEGEDVYGKMKFESGVHRVQRVPATETQGRIHTSAASVAVLPEAEEVDVELNMNDIRKDTFCSSGAGGQSVNTTYSAVRLTHIPTGIVVQCQDERSQLKNFDKALTVLRSRLYEIELQKHNDAIASQRKTMVGSGDRSDKIRTYNYPQSRVTDHRIGLTVYNLPSVMDGDIGEFIEQLRIAENAERLKEGAV
- a CDS encoding Uma2 family endonuclease, with product METVALAPKLPETLDGIQEGEVLRIPASWDEYLDLLETTPYTIQFLGEEIIIMGQATDIHEQLVIRLGKLFALYFDELDGDYRVLGSNVKLVTPGQVGDFNADLSVVRGPSEYGPTKTGRNSTARITNPYIVVEVLSKSTRNFDLGGKLLAYAEIPSLQHVLLVDQHTVEVHISSRTDQPNQWLTTRYNALSDVVAIDGFNLKLDAVYRKILG
- the mnmH gene encoding tRNA 2-selenouridine(34) synthase MnmH, which translates into the protein MPLSVDEFLKKAQTLPIIDVRSPGEYAHAHLPGAVNIPLFDNEERALVGTKYKQAGKDAAVLLGLDYVGPKMSGFVRKARKLNPTGKEVLVHCWRGGMRSGSFSWLLNTAGIRAHTLEGGYKAYRNTVLAAFAEPRQLLILGGKTGSGKTDILKQLAAQGEQIIDLEALANHKGSSYGSIGQEPQTSTEQFENRVFEHWRALDPTRRIWLEDESRNIGTCFIPMALWLQMRAAPVAFVDVPKPVRIERLVREYTGIDHSLLVEATDRIRKRLGGKATQDALEALAQNDYATVADLTLHYYDKAYLHGLGGRDPQTVSAIPVPHDHPAETARQLIAWADTLAVTSSSQ